In a genomic window of Phaenicophaeus curvirostris isolate KB17595 chromosome Z, BPBGC_Pcur_1.0, whole genome shotgun sequence:
- the AQP3 gene encoding aquaporin-3: MGRQKDILATIEEHLRIRNKLVRQALAECLGTLILVLFGCGSVAQIVLSRGTHGGFLTVNLAFGFAVTLGILIAGQVSGGHLNPAVTFAMCFLAREPWIKLPIYALAQTLGAFLGAGIVFGLYYDAIWAFGSNQLYVTGENATAGIFATYPSQHLNVVNGFFDQFIGTASLIVCVLAIVDPYNNPVPTGLEAFTVGFVVLVIGTSMGFNSGYAVNPARDFGPRLFTAIAGWGTEVFWTGKQWWWVPVVAPFLGAIAGVTVYQLMIGCHDEPSPPASEQETVKLANVKHKERV; this comes from the exons ATGGGGAGGCAAAAGGACATTCTTGCTACTATTGAGGAGCACCTGAGGATCAGAAATAAACTAGTGCGGCAAGCGCTGGCTGAGTGTCTGGGGACGCTTATCCTGGTG CTGTTTGGCTGCGGCTCCGTTGCGCAGATCGTGCTCAGCAGAGGGACTCATGGAGGTTTCCTGACTGTTAACTTGGCTTTTGGCTTTGCTGTGACACTCGGCATTTTGATTGCAGGACAGGTGTCAG GTGGCCATCTGAACCCAGCTGTCACTTTTGCCATGTGCTTCTTGGCCCGGGAGCCCTGGATCAAGCTACCAATTTATGCCTTGGCTCAAACCCTGGGGGCTTTCCTGGGAGCTGGCATAGTCTTTGGACTGTACTACG ATGCCATCTGGGCTTTTGGCAGCAACCAGCTGTACGTAACAGGAGAGAATGCCACTGCTGGCATCTTTGCCACCTACCCGTCTCAGCATCTGAATGTTGTGAATGGATTCTTCGACCAG tTCATTGGCACAGCTTCCCTGATTGTTTGTGTCTTGGCTATTGTTGATCCCTACAACAACCCTGTCCCCACGGGGCTGGAGGCCTTCACAGTTGGGTTCGTTGTCCTTGTTATTGGAACTTCCATGGGCTTCAACTCCGGCTATGCTGTCAACCCTGCCAGGGACTTCGGGCCTCGTCTCTTCACAGCCATTGCTGGCTGGGGCACTGAAGTGTTCTG gaCTGGTAAACAGTGGTGGTGGGTTCCAGTTGTTGCTCCTTTCCTTGGGGCCATTGCAGGAGTGACAGTCTATCAGCTGATGATTGGATGTCATGATGAGCCTTCTCCACCTGCTTCTGAGCAGGAAACGGTCAAGCTGGCTAACGTGAAACACAAGGAAAGGGTCTAA